AGCAGACATATTACTTTATGAACCTGATTTTGTTCCAGTTGGTAAGGATCAAAAACAACATATAGAATTTACAAGAGATTTTGCAGTTAAATTTAATGAATTTTATGGTAAAGAAGTATTTAAATTACCAGAAGCTTTAATACTTGATAGTGTAGCAACAGTAGTAGGTACTGATGGAGAAAAAATGTCAAAATCATATGGAAATATAATAAACATGTATGCTCCTGAAAAAGTATTAAAGAAACAAGTAATGAGTATAGTAACTGATTCAACACCACTTGAAGATCCAAAAGATCCTGATAATAATGTTACTAAACTTTATTCATTATTTGCTGATGAAAACGAAGTTAAAATCATGAAAGAAAAATTCATGGCAGGTAATTATGGTTATGGCCATGCAAAGAAAGAATTATTTGAAAGAATTTTAGACTATTTCAAAGAGCAAAGAGAAAGAAGAATTGCTTTAGAAAATAACTTAGATTATGTAAAAGAAGTATTAAGAAATGGAAGGGAAGCAGCAAATAAAATAGCTTCAGCTAAAATGGTTGAAGTTAGAAAAGCTGTAGGATTGGTAAGTGATCAAATATGAGAAAAATTTTAGCAGCAATGTTTATGGGACTATTTTTAGTTTCTTGTTCTAGTGTTAGTATACCAACATCATTAATAAAAAGTTCGTTAGCAAAAAAAGTTGATGGAAAAAAAGAAATATATTTCTTTAAAGGTGAAACTAAAGTAACAAGAGTTTTTGTTGAAAATAAGAAATTAAATATAGAAATAGAACTTAAATTAGAAAATTCAGAAAAACCAATAGTAGCTTTAATAGAAACAGAACTTAAATATTACCCACCAAAACTATATGCAACACATACAAATATTAAGAGTATAACTAATATTGCGTATGAAGGTGCAGTAAAAGAAGTAATAACTAGAATCGTTCAAACGATATTATTTAATAAAGAAATATTAAATGTTGGAGATACTATTAATCCTGAAAGAATCAAAGATATTTACGTAGGTGAAAAAGCAATAGTTGTTGAATTTAAATAAAAAAATATGATATAATTATATAAAAAACTAGGAGGAAAATATGGGATTTTTATGTCGTTTATTTGGTAACTGTAAAAAAGAAGAAGTTAAAAAAACTGGTGAAATTAAAATAGTGTCTCCTCTTGATGGTAAAGTAATACCTCTACAAGAAGTACCAGATCCAACTTTTGCCCAAGCATTATTAGGTAATGGTATTGGAGTAGAACCACAAAAAAGTGGTGTTGTAAAATCACCAGTAGATGGAACTATAATTCAATTATTTGAAACTAAACATGCTTTCGTTGTAGAAACAGAAGAGGGTGTACAAGTTTTAACTCACTTTGGTTTAAATACTGTTAAATTAAAAGGTGAAGGATTTGAAATTATAACTAAAGAAGGAAGCAAAGTTAAAGCAGGAGATCCGATAGTTAAATTTGATTATGATTTTTTAAAAGCCAATGCGGATTCAATTGTTACACCAGTTGTAATTTTAGAAACAGAAGAATATAAAGCTGTAAATCCAGTAGAAGGTTTAACTGAAGCAGTTGCAGGTGAAACTGTAATAATTAATATAGAAAAATAGTTATAAAGAATGAGTATATGAAAATATATTCATTTTTTATTTTAAAAAATTAAATAAATAATATATTAAAATTAATATATTATCTATTATTTAAGTTTATAAATATATTGATATATATTGATTTTTTTGTTGAAAAATGATAAAATATGTAGGTAATTAATCAAGTTAGTATGAAACGGAGGAGACAATGAAAAAGATAGCAATCTTAACTAGTGGTGGAGATTCACAAGGTATGAACACTGCTATAAGAGTAGTTGCTAAAACAGCTATGCACAAAGGCATGGAGGTT
This Streptobacillus canis DNA region includes the following protein-coding sequences:
- the trpS gene encoding tryptophan--tRNA ligase produces the protein MRSLSGIQPSGVLHLGNYFGALKQFVDLQDKYEGLYFVADYHSLTSQIDPEILRTQSMNVVMDYIAAGLDPKKSTIFLQSSIPLHTELMWILSNLTPMALLERGHAYKDKVAKGIKANVGLFNYPVLMAADILLYEPDFVPVGKDQKQHIEFTRDFAVKFNEFYGKEVFKLPEALILDSVATVVGTDGEKMSKSYGNIINMYAPEKVLKKQVMSIVTDSTPLEDPKDPDNNVTKLYSLFADENEVKIMKEKFMAGNYGYGHAKKELFERILDYFKEQRERRIALENNLDYVKEVLRNGREAANKIASAKMVEVRKAVGLVSDQI
- a CDS encoding PTS sugar transporter subunit IIA → MGFLCRLFGNCKKEEVKKTGEIKIVSPLDGKVIPLQEVPDPTFAQALLGNGIGVEPQKSGVVKSPVDGTIIQLFETKHAFVVETEEGVQVLTHFGLNTVKLKGEGFEIITKEGSKVKAGDPIVKFDYDFLKANADSIVTPVVILETEEYKAVNPVEGLTEAVAGETVIINIEK